One genomic window of Eggerthella timonensis includes the following:
- a CDS encoding FAD-dependent oxidoreductase yields MHEHVNGISRRDLFKFGGLAAAGVVGAGALASCAPQATNGAGSASAASTTDEATTAAGHLRTGMPSFLAAPEAIADVKETKDFDVVVIGAGASGVPAALSALEAGAKVALLQKESQAIAQGNSGSGIDLATSDPADIANLVSRLIADSQHRPNRELVELWAQNSGEAVKWVIEKSLEGGAQVIDQGNVQHMPLINKHGYQINFITSFFGPKPYNTGDGMRALAATAEKEGVEIFYSTPAEQLVTDDGGKVTGVIAKGKDGHVQFNASKGVIVACGDYQNDEEMLHYYQPDMTNFEPKQTNKTGDGHKMVVWAGGKIEDLAHTKMLHDFDAGPASMCDMPFLAVKMNGKRFASETVEMSLMNCYLRSKEDSGHYCQVFDSNYMEAAAEWPGKLVDPEALKVYMPEEDVEREGVFEGQINTFKADTLEELADKLEITDKAAFVESVKRYNELVAAGKDEDFGKPANYLIPVDTPPFYGIHRHVRMSAICSGVDVNPNHECLTPEGEVIENLYAIGNCSGGFYGGIDYPLTVFGLSLGRCYTEGYVIGRMVAEK; encoded by the coding sequence ATGCACGAGCACGTCAATGGAATCAGCAGGCGCGATCTGTTCAAGTTCGGAGGCCTCGCGGCTGCGGGCGTCGTGGGCGCCGGGGCGCTGGCATCCTGCGCACCGCAGGCAACGAACGGCGCAGGCTCGGCCAGCGCTGCGAGCACGACCGACGAGGCTACCACGGCCGCCGGCCACCTGCGCACCGGCATGCCGAGCTTCCTCGCCGCGCCCGAAGCCATCGCCGACGTCAAGGAGACGAAGGACTTCGACGTCGTGGTCATAGGCGCCGGCGCGTCGGGCGTGCCGGCCGCGCTGTCGGCCCTCGAGGCGGGCGCGAAGGTGGCGCTGCTGCAGAAGGAGTCGCAGGCCATCGCCCAGGGCAACTCGGGAAGCGGCATCGACCTGGCCACGAGCGATCCCGCCGACATCGCCAACCTCGTGTCGCGGCTCATCGCCGACAGCCAGCACCGTCCCAACCGCGAGCTCGTGGAGCTGTGGGCGCAGAACTCAGGCGAGGCCGTGAAGTGGGTCATCGAGAAGTCGCTCGAAGGCGGCGCGCAGGTGATCGACCAGGGCAACGTGCAACATATGCCCCTGATCAACAAGCACGGCTACCAGATCAACTTCATCACGTCGTTCTTCGGCCCCAAGCCCTACAACACCGGCGACGGCATGCGCGCGCTGGCCGCCACCGCCGAGAAGGAGGGCGTCGAGATCTTCTACTCAACGCCCGCCGAGCAGCTCGTCACCGACGATGGCGGCAAGGTTACCGGGGTCATCGCGAAGGGCAAGGACGGGCACGTGCAGTTCAACGCCTCGAAAGGCGTGATCGTGGCGTGCGGCGACTACCAGAACGACGAGGAGATGCTGCACTACTACCAGCCCGACATGACGAACTTCGAGCCCAAGCAGACGAACAAGACCGGCGACGGCCACAAGATGGTGGTGTGGGCCGGCGGCAAGATCGAGGACCTCGCGCACACGAAGATGCTCCACGACTTCGATGCGGGCCCGGCTTCCATGTGCGACATGCCGTTTCTGGCCGTGAAGATGAACGGCAAGCGCTTCGCCAGCGAGACGGTGGAGATGTCGCTTATGAACTGCTACCTGCGCTCGAAGGAGGATTCCGGCCATTACTGCCAGGTGTTCGACAGCAACTACATGGAAGCGGCGGCCGAGTGGCCGGGCAAGCTCGTAGACCCCGAGGCGCTCAAAGTGTACATGCCCGAGGAGGACGTGGAGCGCGAAGGAGTGTTCGAAGGCCAGATCAACACGTTCAAGGCCGACACGCTGGAAGAGTTAGCAGACAAGCTGGAGATCACCGACAAGGCCGCGTTCGTCGAGAGCGTCAAGCGCTACAACGAGCTGGTCGCCGCCGGCAAGGACGAGGACTTCGGCAAGCCTGCGAACTACCTGATCCCCGTGGACACCCCGCCCTTCTACGGCATCCATCGCCACGTGCGCATGAGCGCCATCTGCTCGGGCGTGGACGTGAACCCGAACCACGAGTGCCTCACCCCGGAAGGCGAGGTCATCGAGAACCTGTACGCCATCGGCAACTGCTCGGGCGGCTTCTACGGCGGCATCGACTACCCGCTGACCGTGTTCGGCCTGTCGCTGGGCCGCTGCTACACCGAAGGCTACGTCATCGGCCGCATGGTGGCCGAGAAGTAG
- a CDS encoding FKBP-type peptidyl-prolyl cis-trans isomerase, whose product MSNENRMVKVAYRGYFDDGATFIEQIEQPIEFPCVEGWMPPVFIETVRDMAVGETRCAHVGANEAWEEHTDERVIRVERAKIPASVKLVVGELVNLEQPDGQTFPARLVELDDELAVFDMNDEAIAKALNFEITLLDVYDLPDR is encoded by the coding sequence GTGAGCAACGAGAACCGCATGGTGAAGGTGGCCTATCGCGGCTACTTCGACGACGGCGCCACGTTCATCGAGCAGATCGAGCAGCCCATCGAGTTCCCCTGCGTGGAAGGATGGATGCCGCCGGTGTTCATCGAGACGGTGCGGGACATGGCGGTTGGCGAGACGCGCTGCGCGCACGTGGGCGCGAACGAGGCATGGGAAGAGCACACCGACGAACGCGTGATCCGGGTGGAGCGCGCGAAGATACCCGCAAGCGTCAAGCTCGTGGTGGGCGAGCTGGTCAACCTGGAGCAGCCCGACGGGCAGACGTTCCCCGCGCGCCTCGTCGAGCTCGACGACGAGCTTGCCGTGTTCGACATGAACGACGAGGCCATCGCCAAGGCGCTCAACTTCGAGATCACGCTGCTCGACGTGTACGACCTGCCGGATCGCTAG
- a CDS encoding methionyl aminopeptidase yields MYDGKGQPGRNDECWCGSGKKYKKCHLDFDERLQSLYEQGFELPERALLKSSADIEGIKKSAAINIGVLDYVSGRIGPGTTTGEVDRWVHDYTVERGGIPADLGYEGFPNSVCTSVNEVVCHGIPSDDHVLVEGDIVNVDCSTILDGYYSDSSRMFCIGDVSPERQRLVDETKKAMEAGLAAIEPWGLLGDVGAAVNAYAKEQGFSVVREFGGHGIGFDFHEDPFVSHVAEAGTGMVLVPGLVFTIEPMVNAGEAPIDMSDPNGWTVRTADRSDTAQWEVQVAITEDGYELLSW; encoded by the coding sequence ATGTATGACGGCAAAGGACAGCCCGGTCGCAACGACGAATGCTGGTGCGGCAGCGGCAAGAAGTACAAGAAGTGCCACCTCGATTTCGACGAGCGCCTGCAGAGCCTCTACGAGCAGGGCTTCGAGCTGCCCGAGCGCGCGCTGCTGAAGAGTTCCGCCGACATCGAGGGCATCAAGAAGAGCGCGGCCATCAACATCGGCGTGCTCGACTACGTGTCCGGGCGCATCGGGCCGGGCACGACCACCGGCGAGGTGGACCGGTGGGTGCACGACTACACGGTGGAGCGCGGCGGCATCCCCGCGGACCTCGGCTACGAGGGTTTCCCCAACAGCGTGTGCACGTCGGTGAACGAAGTGGTCTGCCATGGCATCCCCTCCGACGACCATGTGCTGGTGGAGGGCGACATCGTGAACGTGGACTGCTCCACCATCCTCGACGGCTACTACTCGGATTCCTCGCGCATGTTCTGCATCGGGGACGTGTCGCCCGAGCGGCAGCGCCTGGTGGACGAGACGAAGAAGGCCATGGAAGCGGGCCTCGCCGCCATCGAGCCCTGGGGGCTGCTCGGCGACGTGGGCGCGGCCGTGAACGCGTACGCGAAGGAGCAGGGCTTCTCGGTGGTGCGCGAGTTCGGCGGCCACGGCATCGGGTTCGACTTCCACGAGGACCCGTTCGTGAGCCATGTGGCCGAGGCGGGCACGGGCATGGTGCTCGTGCCGGGGCTCGTGTTCACCATCGAACCCATGGTGAACGCCGGCGAGGCGCCCATCGACATGTCCGATCCCAACGGCTGGACCGTGCGCACGGCCGACCGCTCGGACACGGCCCAGTGGGAGGTCCAGGTGGCTATCACGGAAGACGGTTACGAGCTGCTGAGCTGGTAG
- a CDS encoding FKBP-type peptidyl-prolyl cis-trans isomerase, whose amino-acid sequence MSNEGKKVKVHYTGTLDDGSKFDSSVDRGEPIEFTCMAGQMIPGFDTAVKDMAQGDTKNVHIPAAEAYGERDEAMVQQVPVDQIPNGDQLPVGQTVYMMGPGGQPFPVFVRSIEDGIATFDMNHELAGKDLNFEITLVEVAD is encoded by the coding sequence ATGAGCAACGAAGGCAAGAAGGTCAAGGTCCACTACACGGGCACGCTCGATGATGGCTCGAAGTTCGACTCCTCGGTCGACCGCGGCGAGCCCATCGAGTTCACCTGCATGGCCGGCCAGATGATCCCCGGGTTCGACACGGCCGTGAAGGACATGGCCCAGGGCGACACGAAGAACGTGCACATCCCCGCCGCCGAGGCGTACGGCGAGCGCGACGAGGCCATGGTGCAGCAGGTTCCCGTCGACCAGATCCCGAACGGCGACCAGCTTCCCGTCGGTCAGACGGTGTACATGATGGGCCCGGGCGGCCAGCCCTTCCCCGTGTTCGTGCGCTCCATCGAGGACGGCATCGCAACGTTCGACATGAACCACGAGCTGGCGGGCAAGGACCTCAACTTCGAGATCACGCTCGTCGAGGTCGCCGACTAA
- a CDS encoding glutamate-cysteine ligase family protein: MNKTAATGQAQPARESNINAIVSYFESGIKPYGGPGELGIELEQIIVHDDLSPVSYSGEHGVAWVLRQLEADYPRTTTDEHGDLLGVARQSEAVTIEPAAQIELSAGPFADLACARDAFDGFVQRLASILEPVGEKALPVGYHPTATARSLELIPKRRYQFMNLYLGERDAYGPCMMRGSASTQVSIDYTSTADCLRKLRLAFALVPMLSLMCDNTPVFEGKPRKHQLVRTDIWQHVDNDRCGLVPDVLDPSFDLRRYAEYILDTVAILIPCHKEQWCYSDRTFGDIYATRTMTRAEVEHAVSMFFTDVRLKTYIEIRPADAMPIPYVIAYAALVKGLFYAAESLDALDELFADVRRADYLAAQSDLMARGYEAEVYGKPVAELCDRVVEIARRGLADDERSFLEPLADLVARRVTLADLAERGEQA, from the coding sequence ATGAATAAAACAGCCGCAACCGGGCAGGCGCAGCCCGCACGCGAAAGCAACATCAACGCCATCGTCAGCTACTTCGAGAGCGGCATCAAGCCTTACGGAGGCCCGGGCGAACTGGGCATCGAGCTGGAGCAGATCATCGTGCACGACGACCTGAGCCCCGTCTCCTACAGCGGAGAGCACGGCGTTGCGTGGGTGCTGCGCCAGCTCGAGGCCGACTACCCGCGCACCACCACCGACGAGCACGGCGACCTCTTGGGCGTCGCCCGTCAAAGCGAGGCCGTCACCATCGAGCCCGCGGCGCAGATCGAGCTGTCCGCAGGCCCGTTCGCCGACCTCGCCTGCGCGCGCGACGCGTTCGACGGGTTCGTGCAGCGCCTTGCCTCCATCCTCGAACCCGTGGGCGAGAAGGCGCTGCCGGTAGGCTACCATCCCACGGCCACGGCGCGCTCGCTCGAGCTCATCCCGAAGCGCCGGTACCAGTTCATGAACCTCTACCTGGGCGAACGCGACGCATACGGCCCCTGCATGATGCGCGGCAGCGCGTCGACGCAGGTGTCCATCGACTACACGAGCACGGCCGACTGCCTGCGCAAGCTGCGGCTGGCGTTCGCCCTCGTGCCGATGCTCTCGCTCATGTGCGACAACACGCCTGTGTTCGAGGGCAAGCCGCGCAAGCATCAGCTGGTGCGCACGGACATCTGGCAGCACGTGGACAACGACCGCTGCGGCCTCGTCCCCGACGTGCTGGACCCTTCGTTCGACCTGCGCCGCTACGCGGAGTACATCCTCGACACCGTGGCCATCCTCATCCCCTGCCACAAGGAGCAGTGGTGCTACTCCGACCGCACGTTCGGCGACATCTACGCCACGCGCACGATGACGCGCGCCGAAGTGGAGCATGCGGTGTCCATGTTCTTCACGGACGTGCGCCTGAAGACCTACATCGAGATCCGGCCGGCCGACGCCATGCCCATCCCCTACGTCATCGCCTATGCGGCGCTCGTCAAGGGGCTGTTCTACGCTGCGGAAAGCCTCGATGCGCTCGACGAGCTGTTCGCCGACGTGCGGCGCGCCGACTACCTGGCCGCTCAGAGCGACCTCATGGCGCGCGGCTACGAGGCCGAGGTGTACGGCAAGCCGGTGGCCGAGCTGTGCGACCGCGTCGTCGAGATCGCGCGACGCGGGCTGGCCGACGACGAGCGAAGCTTTCTGGAGCCGCTCGCCGACCTCGTCGCGCGCCGCGTCACGCTGGCCGACCTCGCGGAGCGAGGCGAGCAAGCGTGA
- a CDS encoding polysaccharide biosynthesis protein yields MDAHITKRTAILLLLDIVATYAAYWLASLLTDVEGEVFVNNEIYFMLGILALINVAVLGLFHLYNNLWEYASVDEAIQIVLAVVLSTLVGAVFLWIIDVRLPIRVFFVSCFMLIFFMGGIRLVFRVMRQKKRVLASTQRACDRPRTLVVGAGETGSLAIGRMASKDPLMPGIPIVATDDDPAKCGSRIHGVKVAGTTNDIVELVDRYNIDQIVVAIPSSTPEERKRIYGECTKTDCKLRTLPNVRELSLDEIGDVRLRDVDVADLLGREEIILNTRAVSGYIAGETVLVTGGGGSIGSELCRQLCKVAPARIVIFDMYENDAYMLRNELLAEYDDIDLVIEIGNVCDEARINEVFAKYLPGAVFHAAAHKHVPLMEQCPREALHNNVFGTLNAVRAADAYGAARFIFISTDKAVNPTSVMGATKRMGEMVMQYYARTSKTIFSAVRFGNVLGSNGSVIPVFQRQIAAGGPITVTHPDIERFFMTIPEASRLVIQAGGMAKGGEIFILDMGEPVKIVDLAKGLIQLQGLTPDVDVKIVFTGLREGEKMYEELLMDEESTLPTDNHSILISTGQEISYSEVAAKLDELEAALTLTDEEAVRVLEKTVCTYCHTPNKHALAS; encoded by the coding sequence TTGGACGCTCATATCACAAAACGCACAGCGATCCTGCTGCTGCTCGACATCGTCGCGACGTACGCCGCATACTGGCTTGCATCGCTGCTCACCGATGTCGAGGGTGAGGTGTTCGTCAACAACGAGATCTACTTCATGCTGGGCATCCTCGCGCTCATCAACGTGGCCGTGCTCGGCCTGTTCCACCTGTACAACAACCTCTGGGAGTACGCCAGCGTCGACGAGGCCATCCAGATCGTGCTGGCCGTCGTGCTGTCCACCCTGGTGGGCGCCGTGTTCCTGTGGATCATCGACGTGAGGCTTCCCATCCGCGTGTTCTTCGTCTCGTGCTTCATGCTCATATTCTTCATGGGCGGCATCCGCCTCGTGTTCCGCGTCATGCGCCAGAAGAAGCGCGTGCTGGCGTCCACGCAGCGCGCGTGCGACCGCCCGCGCACGCTCGTGGTGGGCGCGGGGGAGACGGGCTCGCTGGCCATCGGCCGCATGGCCTCCAAGGACCCGCTCATGCCGGGCATCCCCATCGTGGCCACCGACGACGATCCTGCGAAGTGCGGCTCGCGCATCCACGGCGTGAAGGTGGCCGGCACCACGAACGACATCGTCGAGCTCGTGGACCGCTACAACATCGACCAGATCGTCGTGGCCATCCCGTCGTCCACGCCCGAGGAGCGCAAGCGCATCTACGGCGAGTGCACGAAGACCGACTGCAAGCTGCGCACCCTGCCCAACGTGCGCGAGCTGTCGCTCGACGAGATCGGCGACGTGCGCCTGCGCGACGTCGACGTGGCCGACCTGTTGGGCCGCGAGGAGATCATCCTCAACACGCGCGCCGTGTCGGGCTACATCGCCGGCGAGACCGTGCTGGTCACGGGCGGTGGCGGCTCCATCGGCAGCGAGCTGTGCCGCCAGCTGTGCAAGGTGGCGCCCGCGCGCATCGTCATCTTCGACATGTACGAGAACGACGCCTACATGCTGCGCAACGAGCTGCTGGCCGAGTACGACGACATCGACCTCGTCATAGAGATCGGCAACGTCTGCGACGAGGCGCGCATCAACGAGGTGTTCGCGAAGTACCTGCCGGGCGCCGTGTTCCATGCGGCCGCCCACAAGCACGTGCCCCTCATGGAGCAGTGCCCGCGCGAGGCGCTCCACAACAACGTGTTCGGCACGCTCAACGCCGTGCGCGCCGCCGACGCCTACGGGGCCGCGCGCTTCATCTTCATCTCCACCGACAAGGCCGTGAACCCCACCAGCGTCATGGGCGCCACGAAGCGCATGGGCGAGATGGTCATGCAGTACTACGCGCGCACGTCGAAGACCATCTTCTCGGCGGTTCGCTTCGGCAACGTGCTGGGTTCCAACGGCAGCGTGATCCCCGTGTTCCAGCGCCAGATCGCCGCAGGCGGCCCCATCACCGTCACGCATCCCGACATCGAGCGCTTCTTCATGACCATCCCCGAGGCGTCGCGCCTCGTCATCCAGGCGGGCGGCATGGCGAAGGGCGGCGAGATCTTCATCCTCGACATGGGCGAGCCCGTGAAGATCGTCGACTTGGCGAAGGGCCTCATCCAGCTGCAGGGCCTCACGCCCGACGTCGACGTCAAAATCGTATTCACGGGCCTGCGCGAGGGCGAGAAGATGTACGAGGAGCTGCTCATGGACGAGGAGAGCACGCTGCCCACGGACAACCATTCCATCCTCATCTCCACCGGCCAGGAGATCAGCTACAGCGAGGTGGCGGCGAAGCTCGACGAGCTGGAGGCCGCACTCACCCTCACCGACGAAGAGGCCGTGCGCGTGCTGGAGAAAACCGTGTGCACGTACTGCCACACCCCCAACAAGCACGCCTTGGCGTCCTGA
- the argJ gene encoding bifunctional glutamate N-acetyltransferase/amino-acid acetyltransferase ArgJ — protein MTDQQIAAMHPARGGVTAARGFRAAGVHAGFRKDPERRDLALVVADEPCACAAVFTQNVFCSAPVTVSREHLEGVGYGTARAVVVNSGNANAATGEPGLEAARETARIAGDAVGCPASEVLVASTGVIGVQLPLAPFGTGLPAAVSLLSADGGADAARAIMTTDTCPKEAAVTFSGDGIGYDGCTFTVGGMAKGSGMIMPSMATMISVLTTDAPVAPNALHEALVRAVGCSFNKVTVDSDTSTNDSCFLFASGDAAPAGAGAFDPDGPAFARFEAALTSVCETLARMMAADGEGASRLVTVHLTGAADDADADLAARAVANSPLVKTAICGHDANWGRIAMAIGKSGASFRQEDASIDIMGLPVCRGGLAQAFDEDEALRRFEQPEIVIDVDLGAGEAETTVWTCDFTHEYITINGDYRS, from the coding sequence ATGACCGACCAACAGATCGCTGCAATGCATCCCGCCCGTGGCGGCGTGACGGCGGCGCGCGGGTTCCGCGCTGCCGGCGTGCACGCGGGTTTCCGCAAGGATCCCGAGCGCCGCGACCTCGCGCTCGTGGTCGCCGACGAGCCGTGCGCGTGCGCGGCCGTGTTCACCCAGAACGTGTTCTGCTCGGCGCCCGTCACCGTGTCGCGCGAGCATCTCGAGGGCGTAGGCTACGGCACCGCGCGCGCCGTGGTGGTGAACTCGGGCAACGCGAACGCTGCCACGGGAGAGCCCGGGCTCGAGGCCGCGCGCGAGACGGCGCGCATCGCAGGAGACGCGGTGGGCTGCCCCGCATCCGAGGTGCTCGTCGCATCGACGGGCGTCATCGGGGTGCAGCTGCCCCTCGCCCCCTTCGGAACCGGCCTGCCGGCGGCGGTGTCGCTGCTGTCGGCCGACGGCGGCGCCGATGCGGCGCGCGCCATCATGACCACCGACACGTGCCCGAAGGAGGCCGCCGTCACGTTTTCGGGCGACGGCATCGGCTACGACGGCTGCACGTTCACGGTGGGCGGCATGGCCAAGGGCTCGGGCATGATCATGCCGAGCATGGCCACGATGATCTCCGTCCTCACCACCGACGCGCCGGTTGCTCCGAACGCGCTGCACGAGGCTCTCGTGCGCGCCGTGGGTTGCAGCTTCAACAAGGTGACGGTGGATTCCGACACGTCCACGAACGACTCCTGCTTCCTCTTCGCCAGCGGTGACGCGGCGCCGGCGGGCGCGGGCGCGTTCGATCCGGACGGGCCGGCCTTCGCCCGCTTCGAGGCCGCGCTGACGAGCGTCTGCGAGACGCTCGCGCGCATGATGGCGGCCGACGGGGAAGGGGCCTCGCGCCTCGTCACCGTGCACCTGACCGGCGCGGCCGACGACGCGGACGCCGACCTCGCGGCCCGCGCCGTGGCGAACTCGCCGCTCGTGAAGACGGCCATCTGCGGCCACGACGCGAACTGGGGCCGCATCGCCATGGCCATCGGCAAGTCGGGAGCGTCGTTCAGGCAGGAAGACGCGTCCATCGACATCATGGGCCTGCCCGTGTGCCGAGGCGGGCTCGCGCAAGCGTTCGACGAGGACGAGGCGCTGCGCCGCTTCGAGCAGCCCGAGATCGTCATCGACGTCGACCTCGGCGCGGGCGAGGCTGAAACCACGGTTTGGACGTGCGACTTCACGCACGAATACATCACGATCAACGGAGACTATCGCTCATGA
- a CDS encoding helix-turn-helix transcriptional regulator, with translation MVNDERVEEDIASEERDGDASATGVRPPGPLLPWLPSIPLFFLGLGVYRAWIEIVFVGSFVEFPAAAVAGHDAFDIVMIATMFVCAACAKRIGPLFGKRSVYVVAGLSLTASTLGMFASIWVPGWADALAVPAVLLGGFGIALVILLWSELYGCLNPFRVALYYSASMIVAALVIYGCRGLLLPWLGAIVLVLPILSLTTCAAGFRSLPPDELPRAEPSRFSFPWKIVLLMAIYAFAYGLKESSMYQSTFGPHSAFGTLAVAGIVFAGVIARGGKFDFGVIYRIALPLMVAAFLILPNVGVLGQAASDFCTSASYTAFSILIMLIMANLCYRYGMSAVWLFGIERGVRALFTLFGRQAEQLLGAPAFGLAGSQAVVSALVVILVVAATMILFSEKELSSRWGVSFLGEEGDAGDRAIVKKQELANRCQELARTYGLSPREEEVLLLLAQHKTVGSIERELFIANGTAKTHIRHIYRKLDIHSRDELTDLLGLFE, from the coding sequence ATGGTGAACGATGAGAGGGTAGAGGAAGATATCGCATCCGAGGAGCGCGACGGGGACGCGAGCGCGACGGGCGTGCGCCCTCCGGGGCCGCTGCTGCCATGGTTGCCGTCCATTCCGCTGTTCTTCCTCGGGCTGGGCGTGTACCGCGCGTGGATCGAAATTGTGTTCGTGGGCTCGTTCGTCGAGTTTCCTGCGGCCGCCGTCGCAGGCCATGACGCGTTCGACATCGTGATGATCGCCACGATGTTCGTCTGCGCCGCCTGTGCGAAGCGCATCGGGCCGCTGTTCGGGAAGCGTTCGGTGTACGTCGTCGCGGGCTTGTCGCTCACGGCGTCAACGCTCGGCATGTTCGCGTCGATCTGGGTTCCAGGGTGGGCCGACGCGCTTGCCGTGCCGGCCGTGCTGCTGGGAGGCTTCGGCATCGCGCTCGTCATCCTGCTGTGGTCGGAGCTGTACGGCTGCCTCAACCCGTTCCGCGTGGCGCTGTACTACTCGGCGTCCATGATCGTGGCCGCGCTCGTCATCTACGGCTGCCGCGGGCTGCTGCTGCCGTGGCTCGGCGCCATCGTGCTCGTGCTGCCCATCCTGTCGCTCACCACCTGCGCGGCCGGGTTCCGCTCGCTGCCGCCCGACGAGCTTCCGCGGGCCGAGCCGTCGCGGTTCTCGTTCCCGTGGAAGATCGTGCTGCTCATGGCCATCTACGCGTTCGCGTACGGGCTGAAGGAGTCGTCGATGTACCAGTCGACGTTCGGGCCGCACTCGGCGTTCGGCACGCTGGCGGTGGCCGGCATCGTGTTCGCGGGCGTCATCGCGCGCGGTGGCAAGTTCGACTTCGGCGTGATCTACCGCATCGCGCTGCCGCTCATGGTGGCGGCGTTCCTCATCCTGCCGAACGTGGGCGTGCTGGGGCAGGCCGCGTCCGATTTCTGCACGAGCGCCTCGTACACGGCGTTCTCCATCCTCATCATGCTCATCATGGCGAACCTGTGCTACCGCTACGGTATGTCGGCCGTGTGGCTGTTCGGTATCGAACGCGGCGTTCGCGCGCTGTTCACCCTGTTCGGACGGCAGGCCGAGCAGCTGCTGGGCGCGCCGGCGTTCGGGCTCGCCGGGTCGCAGGCCGTCGTCAGCGCGCTCGTGGTCATCCTCGTGGTGGCGGCCACGATGATCCTGTTCTCGGAGAAGGAGCTGTCCAGCCGCTGGGGCGTGTCGTTTTTGGGCGAAGAGGGCGACGCGGGCGACCGGGCCATCGTGAAGAAGCAGGAGCTGGCGAACCGGTGCCAGGAACTGGCGCGCACCTACGGGCTTTCGCCGCGTGAGGAGGAGGTGCTGCTGTTGCTGGCGCAGCATAAGACCGTCGGCTCCATCGAGCGCGAGCTGTTCATCGCGAACGGCACGGCAAAAACCCATATCCGCCACATCTATCGCAAGCTCGACATCCACTCGCGCGACGAGCTGACCGATTTGCTTGGATTGTTCGAATAA
- the argC gene encoding N-acetyl-gamma-glutamyl-phosphate reductase, giving the protein MAITTGIVGAAGFAGIELTRLALRHPDLDLKVVTSNELAGTPVAAEYPGFIGATDLAFATHDDPALDACDLVFLAVPHTAALAMAPKLVARGATVVDLSADFRLKDPAVYERWYATPHTATGLLERAAFGLPELFPDDLERVAAARAAGEGVLVACAGCYPTATSLAAAPAVRAGLVRSDAAVVVDAISGVTGAGKKASARTHFCFADENLEAYGVATHRHTPEIEQILGLEGRLVFTPHLAPLNRGLLSTVNLPLAPEAPADAGGIVELYRRFYEGDPFVHVLPSGTMPKTSSVVGTNYAHVGLAVNATARMLVAVGAIDNLGKGAASQAVQCANAVLGLPQTRGLEPISVPV; this is encoded by the coding sequence ATGGCGATCACGACAGGCATCGTTGGAGCGGCCGGCTTCGCCGGCATCGAGCTGACCAGGCTCGCGTTGCGCCATCCCGACCTCGATCTCAAGGTGGTCACCTCCAACGAGCTGGCTGGCACGCCCGTGGCCGCGGAGTACCCCGGCTTCATCGGAGCCACCGACCTGGCCTTCGCCACGCACGACGATCCTGCGCTCGATGCGTGCGACCTCGTGTTCCTCGCCGTGCCGCACACCGCAGCGCTCGCGATGGCGCCGAAGCTCGTCGCGCGCGGCGCGACGGTCGTCGATCTGTCGGCCGACTTCCGCCTGAAGGACCCCGCCGTCTACGAGCGTTGGTACGCCACGCCGCACACGGCCACGGGCCTGCTCGAACGCGCCGCCTTCGGCCTGCCCGAGCTGTTTCCCGACGACCTCGAACGCGTCGCGGCCGCCCGCGCGGCGGGCGAGGGCGTGCTCGTCGCCTGCGCCGGCTGCTATCCTACGGCAACCTCGCTCGCCGCGGCGCCGGCCGTCCGCGCCGGGCTCGTGCGATCCGACGCCGCCGTGGTCGTCGACGCCATCTCGGGCGTCACGGGCGCCGGCAAGAAGGCCTCGGCGCGCACGCATTTCTGCTTCGCCGACGAGAACCTCGAGGCGTACGGCGTGGCCACCCACCGCCATACGCCCGAGATCGAGCAGATCCTCGGCCTCGAGGGACGCCTCGTGTTCACCCCGCACCTCGCGCCGCTCAATCGCGGCCTGCTGTCCACCGTGAACCTGCCGCTCGCGCCCGAAGCGCCCGCCGACGCGGGGGGGATCGTCGAGCTGTACCGGCGGTTCTACGAGGGCGACCCGTTCGTGCACGTGCTGCCGTCCGGCACCATGCCGAAGACGTCGTCGGTTGTGGGCACGAACTACGCGCACGTGGGCCTCGCCGTCAACGCGACGGCCCGCATGCTCGTGGCCGTGGGCGCGATCGACAACCTGGGCAAAGGCGCGGCCAGCCAGGCCGTGCAGTGCGCGAACGCGGTGCTGGGCCTGCCTCAGACCCGCGGGCTCGAGCCGATCTCCGTCCCGGTGTAG